A region of the Phoenix dactylifera cultivar Barhee BC4 chromosome 10, palm_55x_up_171113_PBpolish2nd_filt_p, whole genome shotgun sequence genome:
ACAATATGCGTCAACAATTAGCATCTTTAGTCAGGCCAGGAAACTGATAAAAAACAAGTACTTAATGAACTACTCAAACTACATGGTTAAAGCTATCACCAACTAGCACATATACATGGGGGCCTAAGGGTATGAGAAGGGCTAAAATTCTTCTCTACAACAGAGTAACTGGGGACTCTTTCAGTGGGAATTCTCATGGCATAGTTCCTACCAAGTACAAGCAAGCACTCTTTTAAACTAAACAAGAGGAAAGAGATAGGATTGGAAGCTCACATGAGTTGAGTTCTTTCTCTGGGGGAAGGCACCAGCTCTAGTCTCGGGGCCGGCAAGGCGATACTCGTGCATGATCCAATCAGTTCGAGACCCTCTTGGAGGCTTGCCATGATAAAAGACCAACACCTTCTTCATCCCCACCACCTGGTTGCTCCTCAAAGCTACGATCTCCTTGTCCTTCCCTGTCGCCTTCCAGTATCCGCAGTCGGTAGCCCGGTTCAACCGATTTCCATTCGGATACTTGGCCTCTCTAAGGTAGAAAAAATACCTCTCTTGCTCCCACCCACCTAGACATCAGGAAGGGAAAGAATAACCATGTTCAACTACAACTCAATACTGcaatcaatcatcatcatcatcatcattgcatGGCTCTCAACAACTAACTAAAATGATTATGAGAAGACTTTCGCTTTGCAAATTATGGTTGTCATCATGATGTTGATAAAGTTGGAGCTGGTTTTACAAATGTTTCATGTATTAAAATCttgaacataaaaaaaaaatgaagaagcaGTGCTACTGACCAGGCAAGTCCCAAGGATTGTATTTGCCGAGATCGACCTCAGGGATGATGGAAGCTGGCAATGGACAGGAGAAGACCTTCCTTGTGAGGTACTGGACAACAAGCTCTTCATCAGTGGGGTGGAATCTAAATCCAGGGGGCAGCCTCAGCACTCCATGCCTCATGACACCTGGCTTGTCCATGACCAAAGGCAACCCTCTTCTTCACTTGTCCTTGGAAGTGAGAAGCAGTATCAAACACTTGAGCAGCCCAATTCCAAATGCGTTAGATTAAAAGCGCCCATGTTCCATTCTGCTTGTCTCAAATCCAAGGAAGAAGGggggcaagagagagagagagagagagagagagaggaggaggaccaAGGAGGGGAGGTGGAGTTGGGTTTGTGAATTGGAAAAAAAAGCGAGGGGGGGGACCTTTATAGTAAGATTGCGGGGAGAAGGCGACGATCGCTGTGGCGTAAACCAGACTCAAACTCTTTGACGCATTTTAACAAGTGCGTGGCGATAGCGATTTCGGaggtgaaaaaaaatattaaattcttATTACAAAGGATagcagaactttttttttttttttttggtagaagctGCTAAAAGCCGGGGGAGAAACGTCAAAAGTGTGCCTTGCCCGCTGCCCGACGGCCAAGGGCTCTGTTCTCGCTGCTCTGGGGACCTATTAAATTCCTTATGGACTTACCTACCCTCACCTGTTTATGTTATTTACGGAATAAATTGGGGAGGTGATCGCCCACCTGGAGGGTCGTTTTGGTCATTTCGCTCCGCCGTTGGGGCAGGGGTAGTTGACGTCATGCTTACAGCTGGAGAGCATCAACGCATCCCGTGGATTGGCTGGATGACTAATATGCCCTTAAGATTCACCGCTTATTACATAAACGGACCTTACCACGGCAAAGCCTCTACCCAAGTCTACATCCTTCTCTGAATAAGACTCAATTAGAGCCCCTCCATATACAACATTCTCCCATTCTTGACAACAAAAAATCCCACACAAagcatatttatttaaattcatTTCTTTTTCTCAATTATCTTCTCCCTTGTTTGTCTCTTGCAATTCACGGATAATTATATTCGAAAAGCGATCATTCATCTAATGACGACTACTTAGGAAGAGCAAATTACATTGTTCTACATCTTATCATCATTCAATGTTATTTACATTGCAGCCAGCGTGACATGTAAAACTGAATTGAATGGTTTATAAGGAGTATGATATGGCAAATTTAGAGGGGACACGGGGATTTTTATGCACAAATTTGGTAGCTAAAATTTGCTAACATGGTAATGTATGAAGACCTAGATTCTCTTCATATGGGTCTCTatctgtaacaacccaggacctcacccaaaatggctagacggaaggtattatttgggt
Encoded here:
- the LOC103697816 gene encoding NAC domain-containing protein 83-like, with product MDKPGVMRHGVLRLPPGFRFHPTDEELVVQYLTRKVFSCPLPASIIPEVDLGKYNPWDLPGGWEQERYFFYLREAKYPNGNRLNRATDCGYWKATGKDKEIVALRSNQVVGMKKVLVFYHGKPPRGSRTDWIMHEYRLAGPETRAGAFPQRKNSTHSSMVPTEDWVLCRIFKKKRAAKMGVDDKEYREESQSRNGGIGFIDFMGLRDSDPRPSSSESSCVTEFSDVSSNGDETTCSNSRSPP